In one window of Oncorhynchus kisutch isolate 150728-3 linkage group LG16, Okis_V2, whole genome shotgun sequence DNA:
- the LOC109879662 gene encoding probable ubiquitin carboxyl-terminal hydrolase FAF-X isoform X1: protein MTVTTRGSPVGGNDSQGQAPADSQSQPPPTQAQAVSPNPSTTEPSPVSPPAAEEEQGQGDSAPALEEEEPAFPHTDLAKLDDMINRPRWVVPVLPKGELEVLLEAAIDLCKKGLDVKCEACQRFFRDGLTISFTKILTDEAVSGWKFEIHRCIITNTHRLVELCVTKLPQDWFPLLELLATATNPHCKFHIYNGTRPSETIPAGATLADDELFARPPDPRSPKGWLVDLINKFGTLNGFQTLHDRFMSGQALNVQIIAALIKPFGQCYEFLTLHTVKKYFLPVIEMVPQFLENLTDEELKKEAKNEAKNDALSMIIKSLKNLASRVPGQEETVKNLEIFRLKMILRLLQISSFNGKMNALNEVNKVISSVSYYTHRHGNPEEEEWLTAERMAEWIQQNHILSIVLRDSLHQPQYVEKLEKILRFVIKEKALTMQDLDNIWAAQAGKHEAIVKNVHDLLAKLAWDFSPEQLDHLFDCFKESWTNASKKQREKLLELIRRLAEDDKDGVMAHKVLNLLWNLAHSDDVPVDIMDQALSAHIKILDYSCSQDRDTQKIQWIDRFIEELRTNDKWVIPALKQIREICSLFGEAPQNLSQTQRSPHVFYRHDLINQLQHNHALVTLVAENLSAYMETMRPFSKAEHADFDPQTVRVGSRYSHVQEVQERLNFLRFLLKDGQLWLCAPQAKQIWRCLAESAVFLCDREACFKWYSKLMGDEPDLDPDINKDFFENNVLQLDPSLLTENGMKCFERFFKAVNCREGKLVAKRRAYMMDDLELIGLDYLWRVVIQGTDDIASRAIDLLKEIYTNLGPKLQVNQVEIHEDFIQLCFDRLKASYDTLCVLDGDKDSINCARQEAIRMVRVLTVLKEYINECDSDYHEERSILPMSRAFRGKHITLIVRFPNQGRQVDDLDIWSHTNDTIGSVRRGILTRIKANATHTKIELFIGGEVVDPADDRKLIGQLNLKDKALITAKLTQVSATVPSSPDSSSDSSTGSPSNHGNHFSEGPNPEVEGCLPGVIMSLHLRYISFLWQVADLGCTLNMPLLRDGARLLMKLMPPDNGTMENLRAICLDHAKLGENSLSPTLDSRFFGPSPSQVLYLTEVVYALLMPASGTLGEDASDFQYNFLKSGGLPLVLSMLTRNNFLPSADMETRRGAYLNALKIAKLLLTAVGFGHVKAVAEACQPVVEGTSPASPINQATHDQALVLQSALQNIPNPASECMLRNVAIRLAQQISDESLPPNAQNFFQASKYIPDLCVIRAVQKIVWASGCGTVQLVFSSNEEISQIYEKTNAGKEPDGEDEMVCCEALEIMTLCFALLPTALDTLSKEKAWQTYIIDLLLHCHSKSVRQMAQEQFFLMATRCCMGHRPLLFFITLLFTVLGSTAKERAKHAGDYFTLLRHLLNYAYNSNINLPNAEALLNNEIDWLKKIRDEVKRTGETGVEETILEGHLGVTKELLAFQTPEKKYYIGCEKGGANLIKELIDDFIFPASNVYLQYVKSGEFPTEQAIPVCSSPASINAGFELLVALPVGCVRNLKQIVDTLTDMYYLGCEALTEWEYLPPVGPRPTKGFVGLKNAGATCYMNSVIQQLYMIPPIRNGVLAVEGTGTDVDDELSGDEKQENETNADGTARDEVFAYQHQFDDKPSLSKSEDRKEYNIGVLRHLQVIFGHLASSRLQYYVPRGFWKQFRLWGEPVNLREQHDALEFFNSLVDSLDEALKAMGHSSMLSKVLGGSFADQKICRDCPHRYECEESFTTLNVDIRNHQNLLDSMEQYVKGDLLEGANAYHCEKCNKKVDTVKRLLIKKLPPVLAIQLKRFDYDWERECAIKFNDYFEFPRELDMEPYTVAGVAKLEGDDGNPESQMIMQNEPSEPDPPGCSSKYLLVGVLVHSGQASGGHYYSYISQRDGGTGGSADSGQKERWYKFDDGDVTECKMDDDEEMKSQCFGGEYMGEVFDHMMKKMSYRRQKRWWNAYILFYERMDAAGGGAAVEADGELARCISELTVSPTTPRQVMMPGAIECSVRKQNVQFMHSRMQYSLEYFQFVKKLLTCNSVYLNPPPGQDHLLPEAEEIAMISIQLAARFLFSTGFHTKKVVRGPAGDWYDALCILLRHSKNVRCWFAHNVLFAYPTRFSEYLLECPSAEVRGAFAKLIVFIAHFSLADGPCPAPASSPDGSTQGCDNLSLSDHLLRAVLNLLRREVSEHGRHLQQFFNLFVMYANLGLAEKTQLLKLSVPATFMLVALDEGPGPPIKYQYAELTKLYAVVSQLLRCCDVSTRMQSSINGNPSLANPYGDANLTTPIMPLQQLVSEILFVRTSYVKKIIEDCSNSEETVKLLRFSCWENPQFSSTVLSELLWQVAYSYTYELRPYLDLLLQILLIEDSWQTHRIHNVLKGIPDDRDGLFDTIQRSKNHYQKRAYQCIKCMVALFSNCTVAYQILQSNGDLKRKWTWAVEWLGDELERRPYTGNPQYTYNNWSPPVQSNETSNGYFLERSHSARMTLAKACELCPEEVRKEPDDQEATEDHDSSPPEDTALYPHNPAPATQFQQQNNHPHAQPYTGPAAQHMNTPQRPPQRAQESWESTTEEVGPVAPPPAVQTTKE, encoded by the exons GCTGGACGACATGATCAACAGGCCCCGATGGGTAGTCCCAGTCCTGCCAAAGGGGGAATTAGAAGTTCTACTTGAAGCTGCTATAGACTTATGTAAAAAAG GGCTTGATGTGAAGTGTGAGGCGTGCCAGAGGTTTTTCAGGGACGGCCTGACCATCTCCTTCACTAAGATCCTCACAGACGAGGCTGTCAGCGGGTGGAAGTTTGAGATCCAT AGGTGTATCATCACCAACACACACCGGCTGGTGGAGCTGTGTGTGACCAAGCTTCCACAGGACTGGTTCCCCTTACTGGAGCTACTGGCCACAGCCACCAACCCCCACTGCAAGTTCCACATCTACAACGGCACGCGGCCCTCTGAGACCATCCCCGCCGGGGCCACGCTGGCCGACGACGAGCTCTTCGCCCGCCCACCCGACCCTCGCTCACCCAAG ggctggTTGGTGGACCTGATTAATAAGTTTGGCACGCTGAACGGGTTTCAGACTCTACACGACCGCTTCATGAGCGGGCAGGCACTCAACGTACAGATCATCGCTGCCCTCATCAA GCCGTTCGGCCAGTGCTATGAGTTCCTGACCTTGCACACAGTGAAGAAGTACTTCCTGCCAGTGATCGAGATGGTTCCTCAGTTCCTGGAGAATCTGACGGATGAGGAGCTGAAGAAGGAGGCCAAGAACGAGGCCAAGAACGATGCCCTGTCCATGATCATCAAGTCCCTGAAGAACCTGGCCTCCAGGGTGCCTGGTCAGGAGGAGACTGTCAAGAACTTGGAGATATTTCGGTTGAAAATGATCCTTAG GTTATTGCAGATTTCCTCGTTCAACGGCAAGATGAACGCTCTGAATGAGGTCAACAAGGTCATCTCCAGCGTGTCCTACTATACGCATCGGCATGGCAACCCCGAGGAGGAGGAGTGGCTGACGGCAGAACGCATGGCG gaGTGGATCCAGCAGAACCACATCCTCTCCATCGTGCTGAGGGACAGCCTCCACCAGCCTCAGTACGTAGAGAAACTAGAGAAGATACTCCGCTTCGTCATCAAGGAGAAAGCCCTCACCATGCAGGACCTGGACAACATCTGGGCAGCGCAG GCTGGTAAGCACGAAGCCATTGTGAAGAACGTCCATGACCTTCTGGCCAAACTGGCCTGGGACTTCTCTCCAGAGCAGCTCGACCATCTCTTTGATTGCTTCAAGGAAAGTTGGACAAATGCGAGTAAGAAGCAGCGTGAGAAGCTGCTGGAGCTGATCCGTCGTCTGGCGGAGGACGATAAGGATGGAGTGATGGCCCACAAGGTGCTCAACCTGCTGTGGAATCTGGCTCACAGTGACGACGTCCCCGTGGACATCATGGACCAGGCCCTCAGCGCACACATCAAGATACTGGACTACAGCTGCTCTCAG gacagagacaccCAGAAGATCCAGTGGATAGACCGCTTCATCGAGGAGCTGCGCACCAACGACAAGTGGGTCATACCAGCCCTGAAGCAGATCAGAGAGATCTGCAGCCTGTTTGGGGAAGCTCCTCAGAACCTCAG TCAGACCCAGAGGAGTCCTCATGTGTTCTATCGTCATGACCTGATCAACCAGCTGCAGCACAACCATGCCCTGGTCACTCTGGTGGCTGAGAACCTGTCTGCCTACATGGAGACCATGAGACCGTTCTCCAAAGCTGAACACGCAGACTTTGACCCTCAGACGGTCAGAGTGGGAAGTCGCTACAGTCATGTTCAGGAGGTTCAGGAGAGGCTCAACTTCCTGAG GTTCCTGTTGAAGGACGGACAGTTGTGGCTATGTGCTCCTCAGGCCAAGCAGATCTGGAGGTGTCTGGCTGAGAGCGCCGTCTTCCTGTGTGACCGGGAGGCGTGCTTCAAATG GTACTCTAAGCTAATGGGAGATGAGCCAGACCTGGACCCGGACATCAACAAGGACTTCTTTGAGAACAATGTTCTGCAGCTGGACCCGTCCCTGCTCACGGAGAATGgcatgaagtgcttcgaaaggTTCTTCAAGGCTGTCAACTGCCGCGAGGGCAAACTGGTGGCCAAACGCAGGGCCTACATGATGGATGACCTGGAGCTCATAGGACTGGACTACCTCTGGAGG GTGGTGATCCAGGGTACTGATGACATCGCCAGCCGAGCCATCGACCTGCTGAAGGAGATATACACCAACCTGGGGCCCAAGCTGCAGGTCAACCAGGTGGAGATCCACGAGGACTTCATCCAGTTGTGTTTTGACCGTCTGAAGGCGTCGTACGACACGCTGTGTGTCCTGGACGGGGACAAGGACAGCATCAACTGTGCCCGGCAGGAGGCCATCCGCATGGTTCGTGTGCTCACCGTGCTCAAGGAGTACATCAACGAATGTGACAGCGACTACCACGAGGAGAGGTCCATACTCCCCATGTCCAG gGCGTTCCGGGGGAAGCACATCACGTTGATCGTGCGTTTCCCTAACCAGGGTCGTCAGGTGGATGACCTGGACATCTGGTCTCACACCAATGACACCATCGGCTCGGTGCGCCGCGGCATCCTCACACGCATCAAGGCCAACGCCACGCACACCAAGATAGAGCTCTTCATTGGCGGGGAGGTTGTCGACCCAGCGGATGACAGGAAGCTGATTGGACAGCTCAACCTCAAGGACAAAGCA TTGATCACAGCCAAGCTGACCCAGGTGAGTGCCACCGTGCCCTCCAGTCCTGACAGCTCCTCAGACTCCTCCACCGGCTCACCCAGTAACCATGGCAACCACTTCAGCGAAGGGCCCAACCCAGAGGTGGAGGGCTGCCTGCCTGGAGTg ATCATGTCTCTCCACCTGCGCTACATCTCGTTCCTGTGGCAGGTAGCAGACCTGGGCTGTACCCTCAACATGCCTCTGCTGCGAGATGGAGCCAGGCTCCTCATGAAGCTTATGCCTCCAG ACAACGGTACCATGGAGAACCTGCGCGCTATCTGTCTGGATCATGCCAAGCTGGGAGAGAACAGCCTGAGCCCCACACTGGACTCCCGCTTCTTTGGCCCCTCGCCCTCACAAGTCCTCTACCTCACTGAG GTGGTGTATGCATTGCTGATGCCGGCCAGCGGCACCCTCGGCGAGGACGCCAGCGACTTCCAGTACAACTTCCTGAAGAGCGGCGGCCTCCCACTCGTACTGAGTATGCTCACCAGGAACAACTTCCTGCCGTCGGCCGACATGGAGACGCGGCGGGGGGCGTACCTCAATGCCCTGAAGATCGCCAAGCTGCTGCTGACCGCCGTGGGGTTCGGACACGTCAAAGCTGTGGCCGAGGCCTGCCAGCCCGTAGTGGAGGGGACCAGCCCTGCATCGCCG ATCAACCAGGCGACCCACGACCAGGCCCTGGTCCTCCAGAGTGCTCTACAGAATATCCCGAACCCCGCCTCGGAGTGCATGCTCCGCAACGTGGCCATACGACTGGCCCAACAGATATCTGACGAG TCTCTGCCCCCGAACGCCCAGAACTTCTTCCAAGCATCCAAGTACATCCCAGACCTCTGTGTTATCCGGGCGGTGCAGAAGATCGTGTGGGCTTCAGGCTGTGGCACGGTACAGCTGGTCTTCAGCTCTAATGAAGAGATCAGTCAGATCTATGAGAAG ACGAACGCGGGTAAGGAGCCGGACGGGGAGGATGAGATGGTGTGCTGTGAGGCACTGGAGATCATGACCCTGTGTTTTGCCCTGCTGCCCACCGCTCTGGACACTCTCAGTAAGGAGAAGGCCTGGCAGACTTACATCATAGACCTGCTACTGCACTGCCACAGCAA gtcAGTTCGTCAGATGGCTCAGGAACAGTTCTTCCTCATGGCCACTAGGTGCTGTATGGGACACAgacccctcctcttcttcatcaccCTCCTCTTCACCGTCTTAGGG agCACGGCAAAGGAGAGGGCGAAGCACGCAGGGGACTACTTTACGCTGCTGAGGCACCTGCTGAACTACGCCTACAACAGCAACATCAACCTGCCCAACGCTGAGGCGCTGCTCAACAATGAGATCGACTGGCTCAAGAAGATCAGG GATGAGGTGAAGCGGACAGGAGAGACGGGGGTGGAGGAGACCATTCTAGAAGGTCACTTGGGGGTCACCAAGGAGCTGCTGGCCTTCCAGACACCAGAGAAGAAGTACTACATTGGCTGTGAGAAGGGCGGGGCCAACCTCATAAAG GAGTTGATAGATGACTTCATCTTCCCGGCATCTAACGTGTACCTGCAGTACGTGAAGAGTGGAGAGTTCCCCACGGAGCAGGCCATTCCTGTCTGTAGCAGCCCCGCCTCCATCAACGCCGGCTTCGAGTTGTTGGTTGCTCTGCCGGTCGGCTGTGTCCGGAACCTCAAGCAGATCGTTGATACACTCACAGATATGTACTACCTAG gtTGTGAGGCTCTGACCGAGTGGGAATACCTCCCCCCAGTGGGGCCACGGCCCACCAAAGGCTTTGTGGGGCTGAAGAACGCGGGGGCCACCTGCTACATGAACTCGGTCATCCAGCAGCTCTACATGATCCCGCCCATCCGTAACGGTGTCCTGGCCGTGGAGGGCACCGGCACCGACGTGGACGATGAACTGTCCGGGGACGAGAAGCAGGAGAACGAG ACTAATGCAGACGGAACGGCGCGGGACGAGGTGTTCGCCTACCAACACCAGTTTGACGACAAGCCCTCGCTGAGTAAGTCTGAGGACAGGAAGGAGTACAACATTGGGGTGCTACGCCACCTACAGGTCATCTTTGGTCACCTGGCCTCCTCCCGACTGCAGTACTACGTACCCCGAGGCTTCTGGAAACAGTTCAG GTTATGGGGTGAGCCGGTGAATCTGCGAGAGCAGCACGATGCCCTGGAGTTCTTCAACTCTTTAGTGGACAGTCTGGATGAGGCTCTGAAGGCCATGGGCCACTCCTCCATGCTCAGCAAGGTGCTTGGAGGTTCCTTTGCCGACCAGAAAATCTGCCGTGACTGCCCACACAG GTATGAGTGTGAAGAGTCATTCACCACGTTGAACGTGGACATCAGGAACCACCAGAACCTGCTGGACTCTATGGAGCAGTACGTCAAAGGAGACTTGCTGGAGGGAGCCAACGCATACCACTGTGAGAAGTGTAACAAGAAG GTGGACACAGTGAAGCGTCTGCTGATCAAGAAGCTTCCTCCAGTGCTGGCCATCCAGCTGAAAAGGTTTGACTACGACTGGGAGAGGGAGTGTGCCATCAAGTTCAACGACTACTTTGAGTTCCCCAGGGAGCTGGACATGGAGCCCTACACTGTGGCCGGGGTGGCAAAGCTGGAGGGAGATGACGGCAACCCGGAGAGCCAG ATGATCATGCAGAACGAACCATCGGAACCCGACCCACCAGGCTGCAGTTCTAAGTACCTCCTGGTGGGGGTGCTGGTGCACTCAGGCCAGGCCAGCGGCGGCCACTACTACTCCTATATCAGCCAGCGAGACGGTGGCACCGGCGGTAGCGCCGACAGCGGGCAGAAGGAGCGCTGGTACAAGTTTGACGACGGTGACGTGACGGAGTGCAAGATGGACGACGACGAGGAGATGAAGAGCCAGTGCTTCGGGGGGGAGTACATGGGAGAGGTGTTTGACCACATGATGAAGAAGATGTCCTACAGGAGGCAGAAGAGATGGTGGAACGCCTACATCCTGTTCTATGAGAGGATGGACGCGGCAGGGGGAGGGGCCGCAGTGGAGGCAGACGGAGAGCTGGCCAGGTGCATCTCAGAGCTGACTGTGTCTCCCACTACACCACGACAG GTGATGATGCCGGGGGCCATTGAATGCAGTGTGAGGAAGCAGAACGTCCAGTTCATGCACAGCCGCATGCAGTACAGCTTGGAGTACTTCCAGTTCGTCAAGAAGCTGCTGACCTGCAACAGCGTCTACCTCAACCCTCCCCCGGGTCAGGACCACCTGCTGCCAGAGGCAGAGGAGATAGCCATGATCAGCATCCAGCTAGCAGCTAGGTTCCTCTTCAGCACTGGGTTTCACACCAAGAAAGTAGTCCGGGGGCCCGCCGGTGACTG gtatGATGCCCTGTGCATCCTGCTGCGCCACAGTAAGAACGTCCGCTGCTGGTTTGCCCACAACGTTCTGTTTGCGTACCCCACGCGCTTCTCTGAGTACCTGCTGGAGTGTCCCAGTGCCGAGGTCCGGGGGGCCTTCGCCAAACTCATCGTCTTCATCGCCCACTTCTCCCTGGCGGACGGGCCATGCCCCGCCCCCGCCAGCTCCCCTGACGGGTCCACACAG GGCTGTGATAACCTGAGTCTGAGTGATCACCTGTTGAGGGCAGTGTTGAACCTGCTTAGGAGAGAGGTGTCAGAGCACGGCCGACACCTGCAGCAGTTCTTCAACCTCTTCGTCATGTACGCCAACCTGG gtCTGGCAGAGAAGACCCAGTTGTTGAAGCTGAGTGTCCCTGCTACCTTCATGCTGGTGGCTCTAGACGAGGGGCCTGGCCCTCCCATAAAGTACCAGTATGCAGAACTGACCAAGCTCTACGCTGTGGTCTCCCAGCTACTGCGCTGCTGTGACGTCTCCACACGCATGCAGTCGTCCATCAATG GTAACCCGTCCCTGGCCAACCCGTATGGAGACGCCAACCTGACCACCCCCATCATGCCCCTGCAACAGCTGGTGTCAGAGATCCTCTTCGTTAGGACCAGCTATGTGAAGAAGATCATCGAGGACTGCAGCAACTCTGAGGAGACGGTCAAGCTGCTGCGCTTCAGCTGCTGGGAAAACCCCCAGTTCTCCTCTACCGTGCTGTCTGAGCTGCTCTGGCAG GTGGCGTACTCTTACACGTATGAGCTGAGGCCTTACCTGGACCTGCTGCTGCAGATACTGCTGATAGAGGACTCCTGGCAGACCCACAGGATCCACAACGTGCTGAAGGGTATACCAGACGACAGGGACGGCCTGTTTGACACCATTCAGCGCTCTAAGAACCACTACCAGAAACGGGCCTACCAGTGTATCAAGTGCATGGTGGCTCTGTTCAGCAACTGTACTGTGGCCTACCAGATACTACAG AGTAACGGGGACCTGAAGCGTAAGTGGACGTGGGCGGTGGAGTGGCTGGGGGACGAGCTGGAGAGGAGGCCCTACACAGGGAACCCCCAGTACACCTACAACAACTGGTCTCCCCCCGTCCAGAGCAACGAGACCTCCAACGGGTACTTCCTGGAGCGCTCACATTCCGCACGCATGACCCTGGCCAAGGCCTGTGAACTTTGCCCTGAGGAGGTACGGAAG GAGCCAGATGATCAGGAGGCAACAGAAGATCACGACTCCTCCCCTCCCGAGGACACAGCGCTGTACCCCCATAACCCTGCTCCTGCCACGCAGTTtcagcag cagaacAACCACCCCCACGCCCAGCCCTATACGGGTCCGGCTGCCCAGCACATGAACACGCCCCAGCGGCCCCCACAGAGAGCACAGGAGAGCTGGGAGAGCACCACAGAGGAGGTGGGGCCCGTGGCGCCCCCACCCGCTGTCCAGACGACAAAAGAGTAA